The genomic DNA AGGGTGCCCGGTTCCTCCGGTCTCCCCTCGGCTGGATGCTGACCGGGGCAGTGGGTGTGGGCCTGGCCTCCAGCCTGGCCTCCGTGGGTGGAGTGGTGGCCGTCGTGGGCTCGGCCGTGGCGGTCGTCATCTACTGGGCGGTCATGCGCCACGTCGCCCGGCGGGACGTGCCGGAGATCGCGAAGCCGGGGGCCGTGACCCACGCGTTGGCCGGCTCCGCGATCGGCTTCGCGTTCATCACCGTGTCGATGCTCACGCTCCTCACCGAGTTCTCGTTCACCGAACGGTCCGGTGACGCCCTGTCGATCGTGGCGAGCATGGCCGCGATGCAGCTCGGTGCCGCCGTGACCGAGGAACTGATCTTCCGCGGCCTCGCCCTCCAGGCGCTGGAGAAGATGTGGGGCAGCTGGGCGGCTCTGACGACCACCGCGGCGCTGTTCGGCCTACTCCACCTGGCCAACCCGGACGCCACACTGTGGAGCTCGACCGCGATCGCCGTCGAGGCCGGCGTCCTCCTCGGTGCCGCGTTCCTGTGGACGCGCAACATCTGGTTCGTCGTGGGCCTGCACTGCGCCTGGAACACCACCCTGGGCCTCATCGGCATCCCGGTCTCCGGCCACGCCTCGGAGGGTCTGATGATCACCAACCCGACCGGCCCCGACCTGGTGACCGGCGGAGACTTCGGCCTGGAGGCGTCGATCGTGCCCGTCGTCGTCAGCCTGCTGATGGCGATCCCGATGCTCATCGCCGCCCACCGGCGCGGCAACCTGGTCCCCATGGCCCGCGGGCGGCGCTGATTGCCCGTCGCGGCCCCGGGTGCGGGGTCCGGTGCCCCGGCCTACCGTCGGTCGTATGCCACTGCACCACGGGCCCCACCCGCCGCAGGACGGCGACCGGGAGCGGCGCCGGCTCGCCGTGAACCCGTTCTACGCGACGGCGGACCCCCTCGGCGGCATGACCGAGGCCCCGCCCACGCACCGTCTCCCCGACACTCCCCTGCCGCCGTCGACGGCGTACCGCCTCGTGCACGACGAGCTGATGCTCGACGGCAACGCACGGCTCAACCTGGCCACCTTCGTCACCACCTGGATGGAGCCGCAGGCCGGGGTGCTGATGAGTGAGTGCCGCGACAAGAACATGATCGACAAGGACGAGTACCCGCGCACCGCCGAGCTGGAGCGTCGCTGCGTGGCGATGCTCGCCGACCTGTGGCACGCGCCCGACCCGGAGGCGGCCGTGGGCTGCTCGACGACCGGGTCGAGCGAGGCGTGCATGCTGGCCGGGATGGCGCTGAAGCGGCGCTGGGCGCTGCGCAACGCCGACCGGTATCCGGCGAAGGACGTGCGGCCCAATCTCGTGATGGGCGTGAACGTCCAGGTCTGCTGGGACAAGTTCTGCAACTTCTGGGAGGTGGAGGCCCGCCAGGTCCCGATGGAGGGCGACCGCTTCCATCTGGACCCGCAGGCCGCCGCCGAGCTGTGCGACGAGAACACCATCGGGGTCGTCGGCATCCTGGGCTCCACCTTCGACGGGTCCTACGAGCCGATCGCGGACCTGTGCGCGGCCCTGGACGCCCTCCAGGAGCGGACCGGACTCGACATCCCGGTGCACGTCGACGGGGCATCGGGCGGGATGGTCGCGCCCTTCCTGGACGAGGGCCTGGTGTGGGACTTCCGGCTGCCGAGGGTCGCCTCGATCAACACCTCGGGGCACAAGTACGGGCTGGTCTACCCGGGGGTCGGCTGGGCGCTGTGGCGGGACGCGCAGGCCCTTCCGGAGGAGCTGGTGTTCCGGGTCAACTACCTGGGCGGCGACATGCCGACCTTCGCGCTGAACTTCTCCCGGCCGGGTGCGCAGGTGGTCGCGCAGTACTACACCTTCCTGCGGCTGGGCCGCGAGGGCTACCGGGCCGTACAGCAGTCCGCGCGGGACATCGCGGGCGCCCTCGCCGGGCGGGTGGAGGCGCTCGGCGACTTCCGGCTGCTCACGCGCGGCGACCAGCTGCCCGTGTTCGCCTTCACGACGGCCGACGACGTGACGGCGTACGACGTCTTCGACGTGTCCCGGCGGCTGCGGGAGGGCGGCTGGCTGGTGCCGGCGTACACCTTCCCGCCGCACCGCGAGGACCTGTCGGTACTCCGGGTGGTGTGCCGCAACGGCTTCTCGACCGACATGGCGGACCTGCTGCTGGCCGATCTGGAGCGGCTGCTCCCGGAACTGCGACGCCAGCCCGGCCCGCTGACCCGGGACAAGGGGGCGGCGACCGGGTTCCACCACTGACGGCTCCGCCGGTGGGTCAGGCGGGGAAGTGTCCGCTCCTGACCGCCGTGACGAACGTCGACCAGGCCGGGGCGGGGACGATCACTGCGGGGCCGTGAGGGTGCTTCGAGTCACGTACGGGGACGCCCCGGCGGTGGCCGTCGAGACTCCTTCAGCGGCGGTCCGTCGCTGAGCGCAAAATCGTAGCGGCCCTGCAACTCTCGGACCACTGACGGGGAGTCGTGCGGCATCCCCATGCGCATGCCTTCGCCGTAAGCCACTGGCGGTTGGTCTTCAAATTCCATGAACGTGACCATGCCGACGGGAGCTGACTGTTCCCTCGCGGATCCCGGCAGCGTCCTCCCGGCCGGCCCGAGTGGTCAGGTCTCCGTCGGTGGTGCGCTCATCGCCGCCGTCAGGAACGTGATCGCCCAGTGCCGGGCTGCCTCGCCGGCCACCTGGGACTGGCAGTCCGGGGAGGGCTGCTGGTAGACCTCGACGCGGTCCACCGTCGTCACGGCGAGGATCCCCCGCATCCGGAACCGCAGCTCCTCCGGGGAAAGGCCGGGCAGTGCGCGCCCGAAGGCCGCCAGGTAGCGCTCACGGACCGTGTCCTCGGCCGGACCGGTCCAGCTGCGCACCTCCTCGGCCGGGTCGCTGAGGATCGTCACGATCAGCCGGGATGTCCGGGCACCACCCTCGTCACCGGCCGGCATCTCGTCGAACAGCGGCCCCATGAATGCCTCCACCAGTTCGGCGACCGCGGGGTCCGGGGTCCTGGCGAGCAGTCGGTCGAGCCCGGCGCACTGCGCGGCGTTGATGGGCTCGATCACGCGGCGGGCGACCGCCGCCAGGAGTTCTGCCTTCGAGCCGAAGTGGTACCCAACAGCGGCCAGGTTCGCTCCGGCGAGGTCGGTGATCGCGCGGACCGAAGTGCCGCGGTAACCGCGCTCGGCGAAGAGGTGTTCGGCCGCGGCGAGGATCTGGGTGCGGGTGTCAGGTGGCGCCATACCTGCGTACGCTACAGACGTTCAATTGAAACGAACGTATGACTGAAACGAACGTACGAATAGGATGGCCATGAAACTGCTCGTATACGGCGCCGGGGTTCTCGGCAGCCTGTTCTCCGCCCGCCTGCATGAGGCCGGGCACGACGTCTCGCTCCTCGCCCGGGGCAAGCGCCTGGCCGCCCTGCGCCGGCACGGCGTGCAGCTCGCCGAGGAGGACAGCCCGGCCGTCAGGCGGGTACCGGTGCCGGTGGTCGAGCACCCGGCCGGCGGGTACGACCTGATCGCGGTCTTCGTCCGCACCCATCAGGTTGACGCCGTGCTGGAGTCACTCGCCGGTCTCGAAGGCGACGTGCTGTTCCTGCTGAACTGGGCGGCCGGCGCGGAGCCGCTGGGCGCGGTGATCGGCCCCGAGCGGGTGCTGCTCGGCTTCGGCACGGCCGGCGGCACGATGGACGGCGACGTGGTCCGCTACCGCGCTCCAAACTTCATGACCCGCCGGATCGCGACGCCGATCGGCGAACCCGACGGCCGGACCACCCCGCGACTGGAACGGATCGTGGCGGCGTTCCGGACCACCGGGATCAACGCCAGGGCCGAGCCGAAGATGGATGCCTGGCTCAAGACGCATGCCGCGTTCGAGGTCCCGCTCGGGCAGGCGGTGCACACGGCGGGCGGCCCGGTAGCGCTGGCCGACGATCCGGACGCGGTCCGCGGCATGCTCCGCCTCATGCGGCAGAACCTGGCCGCCATGCCGACGCCGCCGGTCCCCCGCGGGTTCGCCGCGTTGCAGACCCTGCCGGAAGGACTGCTCGTGGCCACGCTGCGGCGCTTCCTGCGCAGCCCGACGGCCGTACACAGCGGACTCAGCGACGCCTCGCCCGCGACGGTGGCCGAACTCGCGCGGCTGGCCGAACAGATCCGCGCCCATACGAGAATCCGGTAGGCGACAGGCGGCTGCGCCTCCTCGGCCGAGCTGCCCTAGCGGCTCAGCCGCGCGAACCTCCCCACCGCCAGCGGGAAGAACACCGCGAGCAGTGCCAGCGGCCAGGCGATCGCCGCCCATACGTGGCCGGACTCGCCGCCGGGGCCGCCGAAGAGGTCGCGGACGGCCGTGGCGGTCTGGGACATCGGGTTCCACTCGACGACCGTGCCCAGCCAGCCGGGCATGGAGTCGGGCGTGGCGAAGGCGTTGGAGAGGAAGCCGACCGGCCAGACCAGGATCTGCACCGCCTGCACCAGCTCGGGCTTCCCCGCCACCAGGGCCAGGAAGATGCCGATCCACAGCATGGCGAAGCGGAAGAGGAGGAGCAGGCCGACCGCGCCGAGGAAGCCGCCGGGGGCGCCGTGGGCCCGCCAGCCGAGCGCGTACCCGACGCCGATCAGCACGGCGAGGCCGAGCGCCGACTGGAGCATGTCGGCGGCGGAACGGCCCACCAGGACCGCGCCGTTGGTCATCGGCAGCGAGCGGAAGCGGTCGACGACACCCTTGTTGAGGTCCTGGGTGACGGCGATCATGGTGCCCTCCAGTCCGAAGGCCATGGTGAGGGCCAGCATGCCGGGGACCAGGTAGTCGACGTACTCGCCGCTCACGCCCCGGCCGCCGCCGACCAGGTAGCCGAACATCAGCAGCAGCATGACCGGGAAGACCAGGTTGACGACGACCGCGACGGGCTGCCGTCCCCAGCGGGCCAGTTCGCGGCGGGTCATGGTCCAGGAGTCGGTCAGGGCGTACGTCGCCGGGCTCATGCCTCCCGTACTCACGCGGCCTCCTTCGTGCGGTCGGTGAGGTGCAGGAACACCTCGTCCAGGGTCGGCCGGCGCAGCGCCACGTCCTCGGCCTCGATACCGGCCTCCTCCAACGCCCGCACGACCCCGGAGAGCGCTGCCATGCGGTCGGTGACGGGTGCGCTGAGCAGCCGGCGGTCGGGGTCCACGCGGACGCCGGTGAGCGGCAGCAGGGCCACCGCGGCGCCCAGGTGGCCGGGGTCGCGCAGGACGACGTCGACGCGGTCGCCGCCGGTGGCGGCCTTGAGTTCGTCCGCCGTGCCGTCGGCGACGACACGGCCGGCGTCGACGACCGAGATGCGGTCGGCGAGCTGGTCGGCCTCCTCCAGGTACTGGGTGGTGAGCAGGACCGTCGTACCGGCATCGACCAGGGAGCGGACCGAGTCCCACACCTCGGCGCGGCCGCGCGGGTCGAGGCCGGTGGTCGGCTCGTCCAGGAAGAGCACCTCCGGGTCGGTGATGAGGGACGCGGCCAGGTCCAGGCGGCGCCGCATGCCTCCGCTGTAGGCGCTGACCGGCTTGCGGCCGGTGTCGGAGAGGCCGAAGCGCGCGAGCAGTTCGTCGGCACGCGCGCGTGCCCGCCGGGCGCCCAGGTGGTGCAGGCGGCCGAACATCTCCAGGTTCTGCCGGCCGCCCAGCTCCTCGTCGAGCGCCGCGTGCTGGCCGAGCAGGCCGATGCGCAGCCGCACCGCGTACGCCTCGGCGACGACGTCGTGTCCCGCCACCTCGACGCGGCCCGCGTCGGGCCGCAGCAGGGTGGACAGGATCCGGACCAGGGTCGTCTTGCCCGCTCCGTTCGGGCCCAGCACGCCGTGCACCGTGCCGCGCGTGACCGTGAGGTCGAGTCCGTCCAACGCGTTCTTGTTGCCGTACCTCTTGCGTGCACCTTCGACGGTGATCGCCGTGTCGGCCACTGTCACTCCCCGTTCCCTTCGAGAGCCGAGCTAGCCAAATTTGACTACTGCCACAGAAGATAGCGCCCGCCCTTTGATTGGTCAAACTTGATTAGCGGGCATCCCCGTGATGCGGCCGCCCCGCCGCGAAGGGGTTCTCCTCGCCCTCCGCCAGCACACCGACGAACGGCTCGCCCTCGCCCGCGAAGGTGTACGCGCCGCCCCGCACGCGTTCGATGAGGCCGCGGGTCCATTCGGCGCCCGAGTCGGCCGAGTGGACCCAGTAGTTCATGATCTCGCCGATGTGCCCGTACTGGCCGGGCCCCTCCGCGGGCAGGTAGTACTCGGTGACGGAGGCGCGCCACTCCTCGATCTTCCGCACCCGCTCCTCCAGCAGGGCGAGCGCCTCCTCGCGCGGGAGGTCGACCATGAAGCCGAGCGCCGCCGTGAGCACGTCCGGCCGCTGGTCGTAGGCGGTGAGGTAGTCACGGAGCAGGGTGAGGTACTCCTCGGTGCCCTGCCCGGTGATCTCGTACTCCACCCGCGGCGGGCCGCCCGCCGTGGACGGCGCGATCTCGTGCGCGAGGAGCAGCCCCTGTTTCGCCATCTGCTTCAGCGCGTGGTAGATCGAGCCGGGCTTGGCGTTGGACCACTCGTGCGCGCCCCAGTACTCCAGGTCGTTGCGCACCTGGTACCCGTGGGCCCGCCCGTGCTGGCGGACGGCGCCGAGCACGAGGAGACGGATCGCTGACATGGGGTCCAGATTAGGCGGGCGCCGCCTCCTCCCTCGCCACCAGGTCCCAGGCGGAGGCGCCGTCGCAGCCTGTACCCCGCCTCAGACCTCCCGGCGCCCGACGTGCTCGACGTACAGCGTGCGGGCCTCCGCATCGAGGCGGCAGAGGATGCGCCATCGAGCGTGATGGAGCCGCCGGTGGTCGACTCCCCAGGCACGGGAGCCCGCCGGCCGCGGGCTCCCCCGCGAGCCGATCGGTGGCGTGCAGGAGGTCGTCGACACCTGCCGGGTCACCCTTGAGGTGCCCGGTGGCCGCGTCCAAAGCAGCCGGCTCCCAGACGACCTGCCCGGTCACTCGTCAACCCGCCCGGCCGCGCCTCCAGCAGAGCGCGTCGTGCCTCGGCGTGCGGGACGGGAGTCTCGTGGCGCCCGAGCGCGCGGTCCCGCTCCAAGCGGGCCGGCGCCCGTGCGTCCTCGAGGTCTTCCGACTCGGCCGGTGACACGAGGACCGCAGCTGGTACACCCCGGGCGGTCGGCGTGACGTGTTCGTGCTGCGCGGCCCGCCCGGCAAGCTCACGGAGATACGGACTCAGAACGGGAACCCGCTCCGCCCGTGCTGCACCGAGATCCACTTCTGGGTGGTGAAGGCGTCCAGCATGGTGTCGCCGTTCAGACGGCCGAGGCCGGAGTGCTTCTCGCCGCCGAAGGGCACGATCGGCTCGTCGTGCACGGTGCCGTCGTTCACGTGGAACATGCCGGTGTCGATCTGCTTGGCGAAGTTGACGCCCCGCTCCACGTTCCCGGTGTGCACGGCGCCGCTCAGCCCGTACGGCGTGTCGTTGACGAGGCGTACGGCCTCCTCCTCCCCATCGAACGGGACGAGGAAGGCGACCGGGCCGAAGACCTCCTGCTGGAGCAGCGCGGAGTCGGCGGGCAGGCCGGTCAGGACCGACGGCTCGACGAGGTTGTCGGTGACCGAGCCGCGCACCAGGGCGGTCGCGCCCTCGGCGAGGGCCTGCTCGACCACGCCGGAGAGCGCGTCGGCCTGCGAGGAGTTGATCACCGGGCCGATGACGGTGGCCGGGTCGCGCGGGTCGCCGACCTTGAGGGACTTCACCTTGGCGACGAACTTCTCGGTGAACTCGTCGGCCACGGCGCGGTCGACCAGCACACGGTTGGCGGCCATGCAGACCTGGCCCTGGTGGACGTACCGGCTGAAGACCGCGGCGTCGACCGCGTAGTCGACGTCGGCGTCGTCGAGGACCACCAGCGCGCTGTTGCCGCCCAGTTCGAGGACCGAGCGCTTGAAGTTCGCGGCGCAGACCGTGGCCACGTGCCGGCCGACCTTGTCGGAGCCGGTGAAGGAGATCACCTTGGGGACCGGGTGCTCGATGAAGGCGTCGCCGATCTCCGCGATGTCGGTGACCACGACGTTGAGCAGGCCGCCCGGCAGTCCGGCGTCCTCGAGGAGCTTCGCGACCAGCGTGCCGCCGACGACCGGCGTGTTCTGG from Streptomyces sp. CB09001 includes the following:
- a CDS encoding CPBP family intramembrane glutamic endopeptidase, coding for MSTTHTAAPQPTRRQGARFLRSPLGWMLTGAVGVGLASSLASVGGVVAVVGSAVAVVIYWAVMRHVARRDVPEIAKPGAVTHALAGSAIGFAFITVSMLTLLTEFSFTERSGDALSIVASMAAMQLGAAVTEELIFRGLALQALEKMWGSWAALTTTAALFGLLHLANPDATLWSSTAIAVEAGVLLGAAFLWTRNIWFVVGLHCAWNTTLGLIGIPVSGHASEGLMITNPTGPDLVTGGDFGLEASIVPVVVSLLMAIPMLIAAHRRGNLVPMARGRR
- a CDS encoding 2-dehydropantoate 2-reductase N-terminal domain-containing protein, encoding MKLLVYGAGVLGSLFSARLHEAGHDVSLLARGKRLAALRRHGVQLAEEDSPAVRRVPVPVVEHPAGGYDLIAVFVRTHQVDAVLESLAGLEGDVLFLLNWAAGAEPLGAVIGPERVLLGFGTAGGTMDGDVVRYRAPNFMTRRIATPIGEPDGRTTPRLERIVAAFRTTGINARAEPKMDAWLKTHAAFEVPLGQAVHTAGGPVALADDPDAVRGMLRLMRQNLAAMPTPPVPRGFAALQTLPEGLLVATLRRFLRSPTAVHSGLSDASPATVAELARLAEQIRAHTRIR
- a CDS encoding ATP-binding cassette domain-containing protein, with the protein product MADTAITVEGARKRYGNKNALDGLDLTVTRGTVHGVLGPNGAGKTTLVRILSTLLRPDAGRVEVAGHDVVAEAYAVRLRIGLLGQHAALDEELGGRQNLEMFGRLHHLGARRARARADELLARFGLSDTGRKPVSAYSGGMRRRLDLAASLITDPEVLFLDEPTTGLDPRGRAEVWDSVRSLVDAGTTVLLTTQYLEEADQLADRISVVDAGRVVADGTADELKAATGGDRVDVVLRDPGHLGAAVALLPLTGVRVDPDRRLLSAPVTDRMAALSGVVRALEEAGIEAEDVALRRPTLDEVFLHLTDRTKEAA
- a CDS encoding TetR/AcrR family transcriptional regulator, which codes for MAPPDTRTQILAAAEHLFAERGYRGTSVRAITDLAGANLAAVGYHFGSKAELLAAVARRVIEPINAAQCAGLDRLLARTPDPAVAELVEAFMGPLFDEMPAGDEGGARTSRLIVTILSDPAEEVRSWTGPAEDTVRERYLAAFGRALPGLSPEELRFRMRGILAVTTVDRVEVYQQPSPDCQSQVAGEAARHWAITFLTAAMSAPPTET
- a CDS encoding ABC transporter permease produces the protein MSPATYALTDSWTMTRRELARWGRQPVAVVVNLVFPVMLLLMFGYLVGGGRGVSGEYVDYLVPGMLALTMAFGLEGTMIAVTQDLNKGVVDRFRSLPMTNGAVLVGRSAADMLQSALGLAVLIGVGYALGWRAHGAPGGFLGAVGLLLLFRFAMLWIGIFLALVAGKPELVQAVQILVWPVGFLSNAFATPDSMPGWLGTVVEWNPMSQTATAVRDLFGGPGGESGHVWAAIAWPLALLAVFFPLAVGRFARLSR
- a CDS encoding glutamate decarboxylase, which encodes MPLHHGPHPPQDGDRERRRLAVNPFYATADPLGGMTEAPPTHRLPDTPLPPSTAYRLVHDELMLDGNARLNLATFVTTWMEPQAGVLMSECRDKNMIDKDEYPRTAELERRCVAMLADLWHAPDPEAAVGCSTTGSSEACMLAGMALKRRWALRNADRYPAKDVRPNLVMGVNVQVCWDKFCNFWEVEARQVPMEGDRFHLDPQAAAELCDENTIGVVGILGSTFDGSYEPIADLCAALDALQERTGLDIPVHVDGASGGMVAPFLDEGLVWDFRLPRVASINTSGHKYGLVYPGVGWALWRDAQALPEELVFRVNYLGGDMPTFALNFSRPGAQVVAQYYTFLRLGREGYRAVQQSARDIAGALAGRVEALGDFRLLTRGDQLPVFAFTTADDVTAYDVFDVSRRLREGGWLVPAYTFPPHREDLSVLRVVCRNGFSTDMADLLLADLERLLPELRRQPGPLTRDKGAATGFHH
- a CDS encoding PadR family transcriptional regulator; protein product: MSAIRLLVLGAVRQHGRAHGYQVRNDLEYWGAHEWSNAKPGSIYHALKQMAKQGLLLAHEIAPSTAGGPPRVEYEITGQGTEEYLTLLRDYLTAYDQRPDVLTAALGFMVDLPREEALALLEERVRKIEEWRASVTEYYLPAEGPGQYGHIGEIMNYWVHSADSGAEWTRGLIERVRGGAYTFAGEGEPFVGVLAEGEENPFAAGRPHHGDAR
- a CDS encoding aldehyde dehydrogenase family protein, whose protein sequence is MSSYFTDLAQQYIDGEWRPGTGSWDIIDFNPYDNEKLASITIATVDEVDAAYRAAERAQKQWAATNPYARRAVFEKALRLVEEREAEIGEAIVAELGGTRLKAAFELHLAKEFLREAVHLALAPEGRIIPSPVDGKENRVYRVPVGVVGVISPFNFPFLLSLKSVAPALALGNGVVLKPHQNTPVVGGTLVAKLLEDAGLPGGLLNVVVTDIAEIGDAFIEHPVPKVISFTGSDKVGRHVATVCAANFKRSVLELGGNSALVVLDDADVDYAVDAAVFSRYVHQGQVCMAANRVLVDRAVADEFTEKFVAKVKSLKVGDPRDPATVIGPVINSSQADALSGVVEQALAEGATALVRGSVTDNLVEPSVLTGLPADSALLQQEVFGPVAFLVPFDGEEEAVRLVNDTPYGLSGAVHTGNVERGVNFAKQIDTGMFHVNDGTVHDEPIVPFGGEKHSGLGRLNGDTMLDAFTTQKWISVQHGRSGFPF